In a single window of the Balaenoptera acutorostrata chromosome 3, mBalAcu1.1, whole genome shotgun sequence genome:
- the CIB2 gene encoding calcium and integrin-binding family member 2 isoform X1, with the protein MEEGLPTETGSGCLTPLRVHAACRLHARFYELAPNLVPMDYRKSPIVHVPMSLIIQMPELRENPFKERIVEAFSEDGEGNLTFNDFVDMFSVLCESAPRDLKANYAFKIYDFNTDNFICKEDLEMTLARLTKSELDEDEVVLVCDKVIEEADLDGDGKLGFADFEDMIAKAPDFLSTFHIRI; encoded by the exons ATGGAGGAGGGGCTTCCAACTGAGACAGGGTCAGGATGTCTCACACCCTTGAGGGTCCACGCAGCATGTAG GCTCCACGCGCGCTTCTATGAGCTGGCCCCCAACCTCGTCCCGATGGACTACAGGAAGAGCCCCATCGTCCACGTGCCCATGAGCCTCATCATCCAGATGCCGGAGCTCCGG GAGAATCCCTTCAAGGAAAGGATTGTGGAGGCTTTTTCTGAGGATGGCGAGGGGAACCTCACCTTCAACGACTTTGTCGACATGTTTTCTGTGCTCTGTGAGTCGGCTCCCCGCGACCTCAAGGCAAACTACGCCTTCAAGATCTACG ACTTCAACACCGACAACTTCATCTGCAAGGAGGACCTGGAGATGACGCTGGCCCGGCTTACCAAGTCGGAGCTGGACGAGGACGAGGTGGTGCTCGTGTGTGACAAGGTCATTGAGGAGGCCGATCTGGACGGCGACGGCAAGCTGGGCTTCGCCGACTTCGAGGACATGATCGCCAAGGCCCCTGACTTCCTCAG CACTTTCCACATCCGGATCTGA